One Thermodesulfovibrionales bacterium DNA window includes the following coding sequences:
- a CDS encoding protoheme IX farnesyltransferase — MSLLVRTAGTCLALCKIRISLFSCLSAATGFLLSARWVKPEMVVLMIGICFLACGSSALNQWQERDSDLIMSRTRNRPIPSGMIRPSHARCFSLILIFLGSIALLLTGKIAAPLLGLSAVFWYNGVYTPLKKRTAFAAVPGALVGAVPPAVGWITGGGDLQEPELLALCFFFFLWQIPHFWLLVLSHGEEYREAGFPALTGIFTRPQLSRMIFNWIVATAVSSLILSVYSAPGSSLVNVLLTVLSLWLVWNGIQLLRGQGGERLCALTFRRMNAYMFIVMLLLSLDKLLIHLPVFKA, encoded by the coding sequence ATGAGCCTCCTGGTGAGAACGGCAGGCACCTGCCTTGCCCTCTGCAAGATCCGGATATCCCTATTCTCTTGCCTTTCCGCTGCCACGGGGTTTCTCCTCTCTGCCCGCTGGGTGAAACCGGAGATGGTCGTCCTCATGATAGGGATATGCTTTCTTGCCTGCGGCTCTTCGGCCCTCAATCAGTGGCAGGAGAGAGATAGCGACCTCATCATGTCGAGGACGAGGAACAGGCCGATCCCTTCGGGCATGATCAGACCTTCCCATGCCCGCTGCTTTTCACTGATTCTCATCTTCCTGGGCTCGATTGCGCTCCTCCTAACCGGAAAGATCGCGGCTCCCCTCTTGGGTCTATCAGCGGTCTTTTGGTATAACGGCGTTTACACACCTCTCAAGAAGAGAACGGCTTTTGCTGCGGTACCCGGTGCCCTCGTCGGTGCAGTGCCGCCGGCTGTCGGTTGGATCACCGGCGGTGGCGACCTCCAGGAACCTGAGCTCCTGGCCCTATGCTTCTTCTTCTTCCTGTGGCAGATTCCCCATTTCTGGCTCCTTGTCCTGAGCCATGGAGAAGAATACAGGGAGGCGGGGTTTCCTGCCCTGACCGGCATATTCACGAGGCCGCAATTATCGAGGATGATCTTTAACTGGATCGTTGCAACGGCCGTGAGCTCTCTCATCCTGTCCGTCTATTCCGCACCGGGCTCCTCGCTCGTAAATGTTCTCCTCACCGTGCTCTCCTTATGGCTTGTCTGGAACGGCATTCAACTCCTCAGGGGACAAGGAGGGGAGAGACTGTGCGCCCTTACCTTCAGGAGAATGAATGCTTATATGTTTATCGTCATGCTTCTCTTATCGCTCGACAAGCTTCTTATCCATCTCCCGGTCTTTAAGGCATAG